In Candidatus Defluviilinea proxima, a single genomic region encodes these proteins:
- a CDS encoding response regulator, producing the protein MPYKVFFVEDEIITREGIRDNVDWGANGFEFCGEAADGEMALPLLRAAQPDVLITDIKMPFMDGLQLSKIMRERMPWVKIIILSGHDEFEYAQQAIKLGVTDYLLKPITVQNLQKALQKLTVLLDQEKKERESLKKLQEQAEENRAVLRERLLFKLVVGAVSPADAIENGQELGLNLIARHYLVAILKIEPVNRAEPYEHGEYQQIQSLIMGLVEKNPDIFMLRRDWGDLVLIMKGGTPEYLEEERDILIDEIRRDVAKTQYKLIVGMGTTKNRIADICQSFVEALARIQDATGVDKSGIDQPAERAELFNLDKAAIENYLHYGAKDEIDEFFNAYLHPLGETALRSNLIKNYIFVDVVLAVSKLMKDLGGDVDRVIPELDSIEMTMSSIKTLEQLREQVYKILSNALAYRDGQPKGQYKALIHQAKEYIERHYVDPDLSLSAVAVQANLSASHFSVVFSQETGQTFKEYLTEVRINKAKELLRMTPLRSADIAYQVGYNDPHYFSSVFKKHTGLSPIEFRSQL; encoded by the coding sequence ATGCCGTATAAGGTTTTCTTTGTTGAAGATGAGATCATCACCCGTGAAGGCATCCGCGATAACGTGGATTGGGGCGCCAACGGGTTTGAATTCTGTGGCGAAGCGGCCGATGGTGAAATGGCATTGCCATTATTGCGTGCGGCCCAGCCCGATGTTCTGATCACAGACATCAAGATGCCGTTCATGGATGGGTTGCAATTGAGCAAGATCATGCGTGAACGCATGCCGTGGGTGAAGATCATTATTCTCAGTGGACACGATGAGTTCGAGTATGCTCAACAGGCTATCAAGCTTGGGGTCACCGATTATTTGTTGAAGCCTATCACGGTGCAAAACCTGCAAAAAGCGCTCCAGAAATTGACTGTGTTACTGGATCAGGAAAAAAAAGAACGGGAAAGTTTGAAGAAACTGCAAGAGCAGGCCGAGGAAAATCGTGCCGTGCTTCGCGAACGATTGTTATTCAAATTGGTTGTAGGGGCAGTTTCTCCCGCAGATGCCATCGAGAATGGTCAGGAACTTGGGCTTAACCTGATCGCTCGTCATTATCTGGTTGCGATCTTAAAAATTGAACCTGTTAATCGTGCAGAACCATATGAACATGGTGAATACCAACAGATTCAAAGCCTCATCATGGGGTTGGTTGAAAAAAATCCAGACATCTTTATGCTCAGAAGGGATTGGGGAGATCTGGTTTTGATTATGAAGGGCGGAACTCCCGAATACCTTGAAGAAGAGCGGGATATTCTCATTGATGAGATCAGGCGGGACGTAGCAAAGACGCAATACAAGTTGATCGTAGGTATGGGGACTACGAAGAACCGCATCGCAGATATCTGCCAGTCATTTGTGGAAGCCTTGGCGCGGATTCAGGATGCAACCGGCGTGGATAAGTCTGGCATCGATCAACCTGCGGAGCGGGCGGAATTATTCAATCTGGATAAAGCGGCCATTGAAAATTATTTGCACTATGGCGCAAAGGATGAGATCGATGAGTTTTTCAACGCCTACCTTCATCCGTTGGGTGAAACGGCATTGAGATCGAACCTGATCAAGAATTATATTTTTGTCGATGTTGTTCTTGCTGTTTCAAAATTGATGAAAGACCTGGGTGGAGATGTCGATAGGGTGATCCCAGAGTTGGATTCTATCGAGATGACCATGTCCAGCATCAAAACGCTTGAGCAATTGCGCGAACAGGTATATAAAATCTTATCCAACGCGTTGGCATATCGCGATGGTCAACCAAAAGGGCAGTATAAAGCCCTGATCCATCAGGCCAAGGAATATATCGAACGTCATTATGTAGACCCAGACCTTTCGCTAAGTGCCGTAGCGGTACAGGCAAATCTCAGTGCCAGTCATTTTAGCGTGGTGTTCAGCCAGGAAACCGGGCAAACCTTCAAAGAGTATTTGACGGAGGTCCGCATTAACAAGGCCAAAGAACTGTTACGTATGACACCGTTAAGATCAGCCGATATTGCCTATCAAGTTGGCTATAACGATCCTCATTATTTCAGTTCTGTTTTCAAGAAGCATACCGGCCTTTCGCCGATTGAGTTTAGATCGCAATTGTAG
- a CDS encoding NAD(P)-dependent oxidoreductase, which translates to MTKIILVTGATGKVGRVFVDRLLSDPKFDSFTVRALCHNRELEPHTRIENIHGSIEHRDVVEKAMDGVTHVLHLATVKETPEQIMDVAVKGLFWLLEACRTSPTFQQFIMVGGDAGVGHFVYQHPIPVTETQKHSAYEGCYALSKVLEEVMLEQYYIQYYLNGCCLRAPWIMEKDDFKYQLSFGEDVFGGPRWRDLVDAQSVDELIRTEAVPVMLDPQAVPVKRNFVHVDDLVSAILLAVDHPKARQQLFNISMDEPIDYGEMGKYLNITRGLPTVEIKTEYHSTWLDNTKAKFLLGWRPEYDMKKMIDSAFDYVRAKNDPRKIWYPG; encoded by the coding sequence ATGACTAAGATCATTTTAGTCACGGGTGCAACAGGTAAAGTGGGGAGGGTGTTTGTTGATCGTTTGTTATCCGACCCGAAATTTGATTCGTTCACTGTGCGAGCATTATGTCATAACCGTGAACTTGAACCTCACACACGTATCGAAAATATTCACGGCTCCATCGAACATCGTGATGTCGTTGAAAAAGCGATGGACGGTGTCACCCATGTTTTACATCTGGCGACTGTAAAGGAAACGCCTGAGCAGATCATGGATGTAGCGGTCAAAGGGTTGTTCTGGTTGCTCGAAGCGTGCCGAACCAGTCCCACTTTTCAACAGTTCATTATGGTTGGTGGCGATGCAGGTGTTGGTCATTTCGTTTATCAGCACCCGATCCCTGTCACTGAAACGCAAAAACATTCGGCGTATGAAGGTTGTTACGCGCTTTCAAAAGTTCTCGAAGAAGTGATGCTCGAACAGTATTACATTCAATACTATCTCAATGGTTGTTGTTTGCGCGCGCCATGGATCATGGAGAAGGATGACTTTAAGTATCAACTTTCTTTTGGAGAAGATGTCTTTGGCGGACCGCGTTGGCGTGATCTGGTGGACGCTCAAAGTGTAGATGAGTTAATTCGGACGGAAGCAGTTCCGGTCATGCTTGACCCGCAAGCTGTTCCCGTCAAACGAAACTTTGTCCACGTTGACGATTTGGTCAGCGCCATTTTGCTGGCGGTCGATCATCCAAAAGCACGGCAACAACTCTTCAATATCAGTATGGATGAACCCATTGATTATGGTGAGATGGGTAAGTATCTAAACATAACGCGCGGGTTGCCAACTGTTGAGATCAAAACGGAATATCACTCGACCTGGTTGGATAATACAAAGGCTAAATTTTTACTGGGGTGGCGGCCCGAATATGATATGAAAAAAATGATCGACTCGGCATTTGATTATGTGCGGGCAAAGAATGATCCGCGCAAGATTTGGTATCCGGGATAA